From one Rattus rattus isolate New Zealand chromosome 15, Rrattus_CSIRO_v1, whole genome shotgun sequence genomic stretch:
- the LOC116884392 gene encoding translation initiation factor IF-2-like — translation MPPSPTIPKKVNKSKLQTHENRPGASGVQRTPAGPTRRPGLRPNSSRTTKSGGADGTGARVPGTADAPNCERSWGPGPTRGHAEPGRAGATHPSSAGPALAPAAAESAQGRGSAGAEARAGENRALPGLRAAPRRRFRAPPAASGPGGPSPRRAADCAGRAAGAPEPPAAGGLARGRRLRSRAPAPGTAAERSAAREGPPEGGGRAGANTGSATRAAPLPQRRRRPGPCCCCQLVGRTLSMRARRPHPGNFRVWPFSPPQRSFLPAAPASRPEQRGSQCAGARGQQRWRPRLSARSGADGESSSETECGSEYPSTVGQLGTSDGHACRAGLGFEDLDGHSRTEDACL, via the exons ATGCCGCCATCACCCACAATAcccaaaaaagtaaacaaatcaaaGCTACAAAC GCACGAGAACCGACCCGGGGCATCCGGGGTACAACGCACTCCGGCCGGCCCGACGCGTCGGCCCGGGCTGCGGCCAAACTCCTCCCGAACAACAAAGAGCGGCGGCGCGGACGGGACCGGCGCCCGAGTTCCCGGGACGGCGGACGCGCCTAACTGCGAGCGGAGTTGGGGCCCGGGACCCACGCGCGGGCACGCGGAGCCCGGGCGCGCGGGGGCGACCCACCCGAGCTCCGCCGGGCCCGCGCTCGCGCCGGCCGCCGCGGAATCCGCCCAGGGGCGGGGAAGCGCGGGCGCCGAGGCCCGGGCAGGGGAGAACCGCGCGTTACCTGGGCTCCGCGCCGCGCCTCGCCGTCGCTTCCGGGCCCCGCCCGCGGCGTCCGGCCCAGGCGGCCCCTCTCCCCGCCGCGCCGCCGACTGCGCCGGCCGGGCCGCAGGAGCTCCGGAGCCGCCCGCCGCGGGGGGCCTCGCTCGCGGGCGCCGGCTCCGGTCACGCGCTCCCGCGCCGGGGACGGCGGCGGAGCGGAGCGCGGCGCGGGAAGGGCCTCCCGAGggcggcgggcgggcgggcgcgaACACGGGCTCCGCCACCCGAGCCGCTCCGTTACCGCAGCGGCGACGACGACCAGGGCCGTGTTGTTGCTGCCAACTTGTCGGAAGGACACTGAGCATGCGCGCGCGGAGACCACATCCGGGTAATTTCAGGGTTTGGCCCTTTTCCCCCCCGCAGCGCTCCTTTCTCCCGGCTGCCCCCGCCTCCCGCCCAGAGCAGAGAGGATCCCAGTGCGCAGGCGCCCGCGGGCAGCAGCGGTGGCGGCCCAGGCTGAGTGCGCGCAGTGGCGCGGATGGGGAGTCGTCTTCTGAAACGGAGTGCGGCTCTGAGTACCCAAGCACCGTGGGACAGCTCGGGACGAGCGATGGGCATGCCTGCCGGGCTGGGTTGGGTTTTGAAGACCTTGATGGACACAGCCGCACCGAGGACGCGTGTTTGTAG